One Pyrofollis japonicus DNA window includes the following coding sequences:
- a CDS encoding type II toxin-antitoxin system RelE family toxin encodes MTRECKEWRVGVSHWVVRRVKRYPQLRKRLDSLVEELKHDPYSAADKLLRGRCKGMLSRRLGDYRVIYRVIEDKCEVLIECVGPRERVYEECC; translated from the coding sequence GTGACAAGGGAATGTAAAGAATGGAGAGTCGGGGTTTCTCATTGGGTTGTGCGTAGGGTGAAGCGCTATCCTCAGCTGCGTAAGCGCCTCGATAGCCTAGTTGAAGAGCTAAAACATGATCCATACAGCGCGGCTGATAAGTTGCTTCGGGGACGCTGTAAAGGCATGCTTTCTAGGAGGCTTGGTGATTATCGTGTTATTTACCGTGTAATTGAGGATAAGTGCGAGGTTCTTATTGAGTGTGTTGGGCCTCGTGAAAGAGTGTATGAGGAGTGCTGCTAG